A stretch of DNA from Spirochaeta isovalerica:
CCCGATCTCTGTTTTCTCCGAATGAAACAGTGACTCCTTCCTCTATTTTATCGACTTCCCTCTGTATGAGATCTTTCAGTTCCTCTCTTTCAATATGACTGGTCACTGTCAGTTTTTTTGTGGCAAAGCTGAAATTGACCTCTTTGAGGAAATCATTGGCTTTGAGAGATTCTTCTATTTTCGCCGCACAGCTGGCGCAGTTTAGACCGTCTAATTGCAACTCTGTCATATCTGGTTCCTGTTATCGAATTTTATGTTTTATGTGGAGAAGGGCCACATCTATCATCTCTTCAATGTGTTCGTCATCGAGAGCGTAATACACCATTTTGCCTTCGCGTCTGGTTTTGACAATATGACTTTTTTTCAGAAGCCTGAGCTGATGGGACACACCGGACATGGAAATTTCCATGAGAGCCGACAGGTCCCCCACGCAGAGTTCCTTAATCCGTAAAGCCGCGACAATGCGCATACGGGAAGGGTCTCCAAGCAGTTTGAAAATCTCTGAGATATCGACAATATCCTCTTCCGGAATAAGGTCCCGCTCGACGGCGTCGACATTTTCCCGGTTTATGCAGCATTCAGTTTTCAATTTCCCTCTCCTTTGTTGAACAATTGAGCATATGTTCAAGTGTTCAAATAAAAAATACTGCCGAAACTGCAAATTGTCAATGACCTTACCGCTCTGAGTCCCTATTTCGTGTAACTGATCATTTCCAGTGTTATGGCGTTTTCAGCCCCGGGTCCTCTGCTGCCTGTCATTTTGAGAAGATGTCGCGAGTCCTCTTTGCTGAACCACATATAGGTTTTGGGGATCATAGAGGAGAACAGAGCCATGGCTCCACTCATTTCAGCCTTCATTTCCAGTTTCCAGGAATCGTATTGCCTGTTGTTCAGAGTTATGGTTTCTTCCCCGATGTAAGTCACGCTGAATGACATGTTTTCCATTTCCTGACCTGTCGCCAGAAAAATGAGGTTCATATCTCTGGGATTTGTGAAGGGGTAGGCTCTTAAGACATTGGCAAGATCATTGGTGTCCAGAACGGCAATTTCATCGGGTGAAAGCTGAGGTTCTTTCAAAAGCGAGACATTGGTGTTTATATCGCTTCTCTGGCCGTAAACAGTTTTATTCAAGGCTACTGGTATGAAGGAATCTGTGGTGATCCTCGTTTCGGTAAGCTGATCGCTGGAGTTCGTTTTTACAAGGAAGAAGTCTCTGTTTTCTTCCCTTATGCGATAGATCGACTGGCTGGAATATTCTATCCGGCTGTTTCTCTTTCCCATAAGGGTTTTGTACCGTATCACCTCTCCATCGGGTATAACCGGGAAATCCTGGCTGAATAATACTGTCGTTAATGTCATTAAAAAGCATGCGATAGCTGTTGTTGTTTTCATATGTTTTATTATATCCCCTTTTAAGAAAAACATTGACCGTTATGTTGGCCCGTCATAGTATTAAGAAACAATAACAATATCTTCGAACTGTCTCAGCCTAAAATCAAGCGGGATAATGGCATGCAGTCGATAGGGTATGGCGGGAAACGGCCATGCCTCCCTGTGGAAAGGAGATTTATTTCATGATTAGTAAAAGGATTATCGTTGCTTCTATCGTTTTTGTTTTATTCCATTTTGCCCTTGTCGCGGGGAACAAACCCCTCTCTCTGAGTTCTTCCTCTCCGGAGAATGGAGCTTCAGGTATTTCTGTTGATGCGGTTCTTGAGTTGGAATTTTCCAATAATGTCGTCAATCTTTCGGTACAGGAAAACAATAAGGCTTCTATAGTCTTAAGGGACGGTGACGGAAAGGTTCTCGAAATCGAAGTTATTTTTCCCGATGATCAGCTTGAGCCGGAGAAGAAAAGGATGATTGCCGTCCGCCCTGTGTCGCCCCTTGAAAAAGGAACTCTTTACACTCTGGAAATAGCCCCCACATTTCAGGCTAAAAACGGGTCTTCCCTTGCAGAACCGGTCGAGCTGACATTTACTACTGTTAAATAGAAAATGTTTATCAGCAAAAGGAGTGAGCGGCTCGTTTTTTTTCTGACTGTTCTCTCCCTGCTCCTCATCGGGATTCTCTCTCTCTGCCTGGGGCGTTATCCGCTCAAGCCGGCAGAAGTTTTCTCTGTTCTGGCCAACGCTCTTGCGGGGCGGGCGTCCGATCCCGTTCACGAAGGAATCGTTCTCTATGTAAGACTGCCGCGCATACTTCTGGGTTTTCTTGTCGGAGGGAGCCTGGCGACCTCCGGTGCGGCGTTTCAGGGCGTATTCCGCAATCCTCTGGTCAGCTCGGGTATGCTCGGAGTCAGCTCGGGAGCGGGATTCGGAGCTGCTCTGGCTATCGTGATTTTCGGCAGGACTCCTTTTATTTATCCCCTGTCCTTTTTTTTCGGGATATTGGCCGTCGTTCTCAGCTTTTTCGTAGGAAAATACACCCGTTCCGAGACTCGAATATCTCTTGTTCTCGGCGGCGTGGTCATTGGAAGCCTTTTTTCCGCCATGATCAGCTTTCTTAAATATGTTGCCGATCCCTTCGAAGAACTGCCGGCTATTGTTTTCTGGCTTATGGGAAGTCTGGCATCGGCGAGATACAGCGATATTCTACTGGCGGGAATCCCCATGATTACTGGGGCTTTCGGGCTGGTGGTGCTCGGCTACAGAATCAATGTCCTTTCCATGGGCGACCGCGAGGCCAGATCCATGGGGATTCATGTGAACATGATCCGGGGGCTGGTAATTGTTTTTGCTTCTCTCGCCTCGGCAGGCGCCGTTTCGGTCGCCGGCGTTATCGGGTGGATCGGGCTGATTGTCCCCCACATGGTCAGAATGGTGGTGGGAAGCGACAATCGAAAAGTCGTTCCCCTCAGTTTCGCCGCCGGAGGGGCCATTCTGATTCTTGTTGACGATCTGGCCAGGTTGCTCACGGGAAGCGAAATGCCTCTGGGGATTCTAACCGCATTTGTGGGAGCGCCTTTCTTCATCTATCTCCTGACCCGAACGAAGGTGAAGGGGTGGTAATGGAAAAAGAACATCTTCTTGAAGCCCGCGATCTGACTTTTCAATATGGCGAAAGGGTGGTTTTTTCCGATCTCTCCCTTGAACTGGAGAAGGGCGGAATAACCTGTCTTCTGGGGCCGAACGGCTGTGGAAAAACGACTTTGATCGATACGCTTCTGGGCTTTCATTCTCCGGTGAAAGGAGTTATAGAGTTAGGCGGCAGAAATCTGGCGGAAATGAAAGCCCGGGAAATCGCCAGAATGGCGGCTTATGTCCCCCAGACTCATGAAAAGCATTTTCCCTATTCCGTTGCCGATGTTATTCTCATGGGACGGACAGCCCATCTCGGTTTTTTTCAAGCACCCGGAAAAGAGGATCGGGAGATGGTGCGGGATCTTCTGGAGAAAACCGGCCGGCTGTCCCTGGCGGAACGGGATTACAGGGAGCTTTCCGGAGGGGAGACTCAGATCGTTCTGATTCTCCGGGCCCTTGTTCAGGAGTCGCCTCTGATCATTATGGACGAGCCGACAAGCCATCTTGACTTCAAGAACGAACTCGTACTTCTGGAAATGATTCACGAACTGGCGGAAAGCCGTAACAGAGGGGTCCTTATGTCGACCCATTCTCCTAACCAGGCTCTTTTTCTGGCAAACCGGGATCTTTCTGTCAGAGTCGTTCTTATGGACGAATCGGGTCGTCTTATCTCCGGAACGCCCCGGGAAATACTTACAGTTGAAAATATGGCATCCTTCTACGGGATTAAAGCCGTCCAGCTTAAAAACGAGGAGGGAAACCTGACAAGCCTCTTCCCTCTGGAAATTATCAGGAGTCAGACATGAAAACAGGCCGAATCATCATTGTGATCTCGTTTTTTTTTATACTGGTTTCCGCGGGACAGAATGATGAACTGGAAAAGAGTGCCCTGCCGGAGAGACAAACCGTTATAGACAGCTGGGGAAGAGAGGTCTCCATTCCCGATGATATCGAGCGCATAGGATGTCTCTACGCTTTTACGGCCCATGTGGTTACCATGCTCGGTCGCGGCGATGATATCGAAGCCGTCGTATACGGTTCAAAGAGAGACCGTCTCCTTATTGAGATCAATCCCCATATCGCCGAAGCGGGTATACCTTCCGATGACGGAATTATCAACATCGAAGAACTGCTGAAGCTGGACCTGGACGTGATTTTCCTCAAAGGTGAGACGGCTCTTCTCGATACGGAGGTCGAGAAGCTGGAGCGCTTCGGCCTGGACTATATCGTTATCGATTACGAAACCGTAGAAGAACAGCAGAGAGCAATTGAAATTATCGGAGCCGTTATAGGCCGTGAGAAAGAAGCCGCCGCATATAACAGCTTTTACAATGATGCTTTCCGACGGGTGGAGGAGGCTCTGGTTTCCCTTGAAGAAGAGGAAAAGCTCCGGGTTTTTCATTCGGTAAATGAAGCGTCGCGGACAGATGCTCCCGGGACGCTCGGAGCCCAGTGGACCGCCGCAGCCGGTGTGATCAATGTGAGTATCAACGATCCATTGCGGTTTCACGATAATAAGCACTTCGCCTCGCTTGAACAGATATACCTCTGGGATCCCGATGTCATTATTTACAATCAGGAAGGCGTCGGGGATTATATTCTGGGAAGTGAAAAGTGGAGCGGTCTCAAAGCGGTCCGCAAGGGAAAAGTCTACCAGATTCCCGTGGGCATATCCCGGTGGGGCCATCCCGGGGGTATGGAAACTCCGCTGGCTCTTCTCTGGACGGCCTCGACGCTCTATCCCGCTTATTTTCCCGACCTGGATATGCATGAGGAGATCCGGAAATTCTACGGTACTTTCTTTGACTATAGGCCGGACGATGTGATGATTGAGTCCATTCTGTCGGGAAAGGGGATGAGAATGCCCAAAGGAGCTGTTCGTGCGGAAGAATAAGAAGATGAAGATACTGATCGCCATGGATGATACGGACAATCTGGAAAGCCCCGGCACAGGGCACATCCTGGAGGAATTCCGCAGTTATTTCCGTGAAAGAGAATGGGGTGCCACCGAGGCCATTTCCCGGCATCAGCTTCTGGTGGATCCGCGGGTGCCCTATACATCGCACAACAGCACTATGTGTTTCTCCGCCGAAATTGAACCGGATTCATTGGATGGGATCCGGAAAAAAGCTGCGGATTTCCTCGTAGGCTCCTGCGCTTCCGGGTCCGATCCCGGATTGGCAAT
This window harbors:
- a CDS encoding ABC transporter ATP-binding protein, which gives rise to MEKEHLLEARDLTFQYGERVVFSDLSLELEKGGITCLLGPNGCGKTTLIDTLLGFHSPVKGVIELGGRNLAEMKAREIARMAAYVPQTHEKHFPYSVADVILMGRTAHLGFFQAPGKEDREMVRDLLEKTGRLSLAERDYRELSGGETQIVLILRALVQESPLIIMDEPTSHLDFKNELVLLEMIHELAESRNRGVLMSTHSPNQALFLANRDLSVRVVLMDESGRLISGTPREILTVENMASFYGIKAVQLKNEEGNLTSLFPLEIIRSQT
- a CDS encoding ArsR/SmtB family transcription factor, whose amino-acid sequence is MKTECCINRENVDAVERDLIPEEDIVDISEIFKLLGDPSRMRIVAALRIKELCVGDLSALMEISMSGVSHQLRLLKKSHIVKTRREGKMVYYALDDEHIEEMIDVALLHIKHKIR
- a CDS encoding ABC transporter substrate-binding protein — protein: MKTGRIIIVISFFFILVSAGQNDELEKSALPERQTVIDSWGREVSIPDDIERIGCLYAFTAHVVTMLGRGDDIEAVVYGSKRDRLLIEINPHIAEAGIPSDDGIINIEELLKLDLDVIFLKGETALLDTEVEKLERFGLDYIVIDYETVEEQQRAIEIIGAVIGREKEAAAYNSFYNDAFRRVEEALVSLEEEEKLRVFHSVNEASRTDAPGTLGAQWTAAAGVINVSINDPLRFHDNKHFASLEQIYLWDPDVIIYNQEGVGDYILGSEKWSGLKAVRKGKVYQIPVGISRWGHPGGMETPLALLWTASTLYPAYFPDLDMHEEIRKFYGTFFDYRPDDVMIESILSGKGMRMPKGAVRAEE
- a CDS encoding Ig-like domain-containing protein, whose amino-acid sequence is MISKRIIVASIVFVLFHFALVAGNKPLSLSSSSPENGASGISVDAVLELEFSNNVVNLSVQENNKASIVLRDGDGKVLEIEVIFPDDQLEPEKKRMIAVRPVSPLEKGTLYTLEIAPTFQAKNGSSLAEPVELTFTTVK
- a CDS encoding FecCD family ABC transporter permease; protein product: MFISKRSERLVFFLTVLSLLLIGILSLCLGRYPLKPAEVFSVLANALAGRASDPVHEGIVLYVRLPRILLGFLVGGSLATSGAAFQGVFRNPLVSSGMLGVSSGAGFGAALAIVIFGRTPFIYPLSFFFGILAVVLSFFVGKYTRSETRISLVLGGVVIGSLFSAMISFLKYVADPFEELPAIVFWLMGSLASARYSDILLAGIPMITGAFGLVVLGYRINVLSMGDREARSMGIHVNMIRGLVIVFASLASAGAVSVAGVIGWIGLIVPHMVRMVVGSDNRKVVPLSFAAGGAILILVDDLARLLTGSEMPLGILTAFVGAPFFIYLLTRTKVKGW